A single genomic interval of Cervus elaphus chromosome 19, mCerEla1.1, whole genome shotgun sequence harbors:
- the LOC122676107 gene encoding 40S ribosomal protein S29-like, whose protein sequence is MQTENKYKWSWNTEEKNPSLLPPCSRESNIGHQQLYWSHLRKFVQGSRSCRVCSNRHHLIRKYSLNMCCQCFHQYVKDIGFIKLD, encoded by the coding sequence atgcaaacagaaaataaatacaaatggtcttggaacactgaagaaaaaaaccCCTCCCTCTTGCCTCCTTGCAGCCGAGAAAGCAACATAGGTCACCAGCAGCTCTACTGGAGCCATCTGAGAAAATTCGTCCAGGGTTCTCGCTCTTGCCGGGTCTGCTCAAACCGGCACCATCTGATCCGGAAATACAGCCTCAATATGTGCTGCCAGTGTTTCCACCAGTATGTGAAGGACATTGGCTTCATTAAGTTGGACTAA